Proteins from one Mycobacterium adipatum genomic window:
- the ychF gene encoding redox-regulated ATPase YchF, with product MSLNLGIVGLPNVGKSTLFNALTRNDVLAANYPFATIEPNEGVVALPDPRLDKLAEIFGSEKTVPAPVTFVDIAGIVKGASEGAGLGNKFLANIRECDAICQVVRAFADDDVVHVDGRVDPRSDIEVIETELILADMQTLEKAVPRLEKEARNNKDRKPVLEAAVAAQAVLDSGKTLFAAGTDVAPLRELNLMTTKPFLYVFNADESVLTDAAKQAELRALVAPADAVFLDAKIESELIELDDESAAELLESIGQTERGLDALARAGFHTLNLQTYLTAGPKEARAWTIHRGDTAPKAAGVIHTDFEKGFIKAEIVSFADLVEAGSMAAAKAAGKVRMEGKDYVMADGDVVEFRFNV from the coding sequence GTGAGCTTGAACCTCGGAATCGTCGGTCTCCCCAATGTCGGCAAGTCGACCCTTTTCAACGCGTTGACGCGGAACGACGTGCTGGCCGCGAACTACCCGTTCGCGACCATCGAGCCCAATGAGGGTGTGGTGGCGCTGCCCGACCCCAGGCTGGACAAACTCGCCGAGATCTTCGGTTCGGAGAAGACCGTGCCGGCGCCGGTGACGTTCGTCGACATCGCCGGCATCGTGAAGGGCGCCTCCGAGGGCGCCGGGCTGGGCAACAAGTTCCTGGCCAACATCCGCGAGTGCGATGCCATCTGCCAGGTGGTGCGGGCCTTCGCCGATGACGATGTGGTGCACGTCGACGGCCGGGTGGACCCCCGCTCCGATATCGAGGTGATCGAGACCGAACTGATCCTGGCCGACATGCAGACCTTGGAGAAGGCGGTGCCGCGGCTGGAGAAGGAAGCGCGCAACAACAAGGACCGCAAGCCCGTGTTGGAGGCGGCGGTGGCCGCCCAGGCGGTGCTGGATTCCGGCAAGACGCTGTTCGCCGCCGGCACCGATGTGGCGCCGCTGCGCGAGTTGAACCTGATGACCACCAAGCCGTTCCTGTACGTGTTCAACGCCGACGAGTCGGTGCTCACCGATGCGGCCAAACAGGCCGAGTTGCGGGCGCTGGTGGCCCCCGCGGATGCGGTGTTCCTGGACGCCAAGATCGAGTCCGAGCTGATCGAACTCGACGACGAGTCCGCCGCGGAGCTGCTGGAGTCGATCGGCCAGACCGAGCGCGGCCTGGACGCGTTGGCGCGGGCCGGTTTTCACACCCTGAACCTGCAGACCTATCTGACGGCCGGGCCGAAAGAGGCGCGCGCGTGGACGATTCACCGCGGTGACACCGCGCCGAAGGCGGCCGGCGTGATTCACACCGACTTCGAAAAGGGTTTCATCAAGGCCGAGATCGTGTCCTTCGCCGACCTGGTGGAGGCCGGATCGATGGCGGCGGCCAAGGCTGCCGGCAAGGTCCGGATGGAGGGCAAGGACTACGTGATGGCCGACGGGGACGTGGTGGAGTTCCGGTTCAATGTCTGA
- a CDS encoding zinc ribbon domain-containing protein YjdM, with protein sequence MLPSDALPPCPACASEFTYEQGALLVCPMCGHEWSAHEVPEVESAHAGAAVKDSVGNVLADGDTVIVATTVKVKGGGGGVIKAGTKVRGIRLIADGVGDHDIDANVPGFGRMQLKSSVVKKVV encoded by the coding sequence GTGTTGCCGTCTGACGCGTTGCCGCCGTGTCCGGCGTGCGCCAGTGAATTCACCTACGAGCAGGGGGCGCTGCTGGTGTGCCCGATGTGCGGTCACGAATGGTCGGCGCACGAGGTGCCCGAGGTCGAATCGGCGCACGCCGGGGCCGCGGTCAAGGATTCGGTCGGCAACGTCCTCGCCGACGGGGACACCGTCATCGTCGCGACGACGGTGAAGGTCAAAGGCGGCGGCGGTGGGGTGATCAAGGCCGGTACGAAGGTTCGTGGCATCCGGCTCATCGCCGATGGCGTCGGCGATCACGATATCGACGCGAATGTCCCCGGTTTCGGTCGCATGCAACTCAAGTCGAGTGTGGTCAAGAAGGTCGTCTGA
- a CDS encoding TetR/AcrR family transcriptional regulator, with protein sequence MATDDWLVGRNRRDEAAERIYAAAATLLARHGYDAFSIDALAAAVHCSPATVYRHTGGKSAIRDVVLARQAERILDSVRAAIDGLTGPQRIVTATTVALERLRTDPLAKIMRAMAMRPGEEWLTGSPIVSRFAGEMVGLGTADPLAAQWLIRTFLALWYWPLKDAAAEEEMVRRFLGASYAGGPAEAGVSVRRPS encoded by the coding sequence ATGGCGACCGACGACTGGCTGGTGGGGCGGAATCGCCGTGACGAGGCCGCCGAACGGATCTACGCCGCGGCCGCCACCTTGCTGGCCCGGCACGGCTACGACGCGTTCAGCATCGACGCGCTGGCGGCGGCGGTGCACTGCTCCCCGGCGACCGTCTATCGCCACACCGGGGGCAAGAGCGCCATCCGCGATGTCGTCCTCGCGCGACAGGCCGAACGCATCCTCGACTCGGTCCGCGCAGCCATCGACGGGCTGACCGGCCCGCAACGTATCGTCACCGCCACCACGGTCGCGTTGGAACGCCTGCGCACCGATCCGCTCGCCAAGATCATGCGTGCGATGGCGATGCGCCCCGGCGAGGAGTGGCTCACCGGCTCCCCCATCGTGTCCCGCTTCGCCGGCGAAATGGTGGGGCTCGGCACAGCCGATCCGCTTGCCGCCCAATGGTTGATCCGCACGTTCCTGGCGTTGTGGTACTGGCCGCTCAAGGACGCCGCCGCAGAGGAAGAGATGGTGCGCCGATTCCTCGGCGCGTCCTACGCGGGCGGCCCCGCCGAAGCCGGTGTCTCTGTCAGACGACCTTCTTGA